The sequence GCCGAGATCGCCGCATTTGATCGCCAGCCTTGGAATAGTGGTGCTGAACTTGCCGCCCTTGAGCAGGATAATGATTACAGCGCTTTTGGCGCGCAGACCCAATCTGTAAATCAGTATGGTGAACATCAAATTATTTACAGTGCTCGTTATCATACGGATAAAGCTGAAATGCGATTTGCAGAGCAGCAATCAATGTGGCTGCCAGATAGAAGTATTGTCAAGGCTGCATCATCTTCGATATTGGCCTATACAGATGATGCAACGGCATTGACTTCATCAGTTGATTCATTACTTAAATGGGAAGGATTACAGTTTAAGCTGGGCGTTACCTATGAGCATGTTGATGTTAATCGTGAGGTGCATTCAGCCTATGCCGGACTCGATGCTGTTGATTTTTCTGACAGTGATTGGATGCCGCAGTTGGGGGTTTTCTACGATGCGGGGAATTGGCGTTTTAGTACGGATATTCGACGGGCTTGGACGGCCGCGAGTGCGGGAAATCTTGAACAGGAAGCACAGGTCTCACTCCATTACCAAGTGAGTATGCAATATGCCCTTGAGGGGTTTAATGCCAATCTTAAAGCCTACATGCAGGAGTTTGATAATCTGCATGTGGATTGCAACGCTTATTCTTTATGTGCTGATGCGCGTTTATTCACCCAAGAGAATATTCCTGATGTGCAGACCTATGGCATTGAAGTGAGTCTGGGCTATTTGTGGAATGTTGAACATCTGACGTTTCCCCTCTCACTGAATTACCAATATATCAATTCAGAATACCAAACCAATACTTGTACCGAGATCCAAGGTTGTGTGTTCGCGGGTGATAAAATGGCGTGGCTACCCGAACAGCAACTGCAATTTAGCGCAGGAATGAAATACGAAGCGTATGAAGTTAATGTCAATGCGTTTTACCAATCGGAAAGGGAGTTGAGTCAGTTTGGTGCTGAATTAACCCCCATTGCTGGGCAGCTAAGGGTAGATTTAGCCGCAAGTTATCAATTTGATCGCCATCATCGATTTTATTTTAGAGTCGAAAATCTGTTGGATGAGTCTTTGGTAACAACAGCATCAAATAGCGGAATTCGAGTTGAAAATGGACGTATCAGCTATTTGGGGTATCAATGGCGTTTCTAAGCTACAGGATATCTTGTCTGGGATAATGCAGCGTGATCACGATAACACTCCTTAGTGGGTGTTTTTGACTAACATCGACCTTTCGCTAAATTAACTCTTTAAAAATTAATGTTATAGTACCTCCCGACCGGAATATTGTCTCTTTCTGGCCATTCACTCGGCCGGAAGGTGAACGCCGTAGCGCATGATTCTTTTAAATCCGTATTTTAGGTTTGAAAACACCTATAATTTTCGTGGCGATGCCAAGTCAATTGGGGTAAAATGCGCGCGACCAGCGTGATTGCGATCGCATTTCCGTGATAAATCTGCGCTAGCTCAATGCAGTGGGTTTTGTTTAAAACCTCAGTATTTAGCAGGAACGCGGCGCATTGTCTTTCCTTCAAAACGTAGTGCTTGTGGATATGATTACAATTAAGAAAGGATTGGAACTGCCTATAGCAGGCGGACCAGAGCAAGTTATCCATAATGGCCCAGCCATTAAACATGTAGCTACTTTGGGTGAAGAGTATATTGGCTTACGTCCTACAATGAAGATTAAAGTGGGCGATAAAGTACAAAAAGGCCAGGTTCTTTTTGAAGATAAGAAGAATTTAGGCGTTAAATATACGGCTTTAGCCAGTGGTACTATATTAGACATTAACCGGGGCGCCCAGCGTGTGTTGCAGTCTGTTGTTATTCAAGTGGAAGGAAACGACAGCGTTTCCTTTGCTAAGTATGACGCCACTGCTCTCGATACGCTCGACTCGCAACTGGTCCGTGATAATCTGATTGAATCAGGTTTATGGACTGCTTTGCGTACACGTCCTTTCAGCAAAGTTCCTGCTGTAGATTCATCTGCCGCTGGTATTTTTGTAACCGCAATTGATACTCAACCTCTTGCCGCTGATCCTGTTGTAGTGATCCGTGAGCATAAAGAAGATTTTGCTAATGGTCTTAAGATCTTAGCACGACTCACCGAAGGTAAAGTTTACCTTTGTAAAGCACCAGGCGCCGATATTCCTGCCGCAAACGCCCAAGTTGAAGAATTTGCTGGCGTTCATCCTGCGGGTTTAGTGGGTACTCATATCCATTTCTTATTACCTGCATCTGCAAAACGTACCGTTTGGCATATTGGTTACCAAGATGTAATAGCAATTGGTCAGCTATTTACGACGGGTGAACTCAATACTGAACGTGTGGTTGCTATAGCGGGTCCTAAAGCGGCTAAACCAAGATTGGTACGTACAGTTTTGGGTGCGAGCATGGCGGAATTAACTGCAGGTGAAACCTTAGCGGGTAATGTGCGTCTGATTTCAGGCTCTGTACTGAACGGTCGTACTGCTGTGGGTCCTCAAGGATACTTAGGCCGCTACCATGTTCAAGTGAGTTTGCTAGAAGAAGGTACTGAGAAAGAGTTTTTAGGTTGGGTATTACCAGGCTCAAACAAATTCTCTATTACTCGTGCATTCCTTGGGCATCTGACACCTTCTCGTTTGTTCAGTATGACAACGAGCACGGGCGGTTCAGATCGCGCTATGGTGCCAATTGGTAACTACGAGCGTGTGATGCCATTGGATATTCTTCCTACTATGTTGCTGCGTGACTTAGTTTCAGGTGATTTTGACGGCGCTGCTACGTTAGGCGCGTTAGAGTTGGATGAAGAAGATCTCGCACTGTGTACGTTCGTATGTCCAGGCAAATATGACTACGGTTCATATCTGCGTGACTGTCTAGATACGATCGAGAGGGAAGGCTAATGAGCTTGAAAGATTTTTTCGAACGTATTGAACCCGACTTTGAAAAAGGCGGTAAATACGAAAAGTTTTATGCCCTATTCGAAGCGGCATACACGATTTTTTATACGCCAGGTAAAGTGAACAAAGGTAAAACCCATGTTCGCGATAACCTTGACCTAAAACGTATGATGATTACGGTTTGGGCCTGTGCATTCCCCGCGATGTTTGTGGGTATGTACAACGTAGGTTTACAAGCACAATTAGCGTTAATCGCTGGTTTTGCGACCCCAGATGTATGGCAAGTGAGTTTGTTTGGCATGTTCGGTACTGAACTGACGGCAAATTCTGGCTGGCCAGCATTAATGTGGTATGGCGCCTGTTTCTTCCTGCCTATCTATGCGGTGACATTCGCCATCGGTGGTATTTGGGAAGTGTTGTTTGCGGCTATCCGTGGCCATGAAGTCAACGAAGGTTTCTTCGTAACCTCTATCCTGTTTGCCTTAACGCTACCAGCGACGATTCCATTATGGATGGTGGCACTAGGTATCACCTTTGGTGTGGTCGTGGCTAAGGAAGTGTTCGGTGGTACTGGTCGTAACTTCTTAAACCCTGCCCTT is a genomic window of Shewanella putrefaciens containing:
- a CDS encoding Na(+)-translocating NADH-quinone reductase subunit A translates to MITIKKGLELPIAGGPEQVIHNGPAIKHVATLGEEYIGLRPTMKIKVGDKVQKGQVLFEDKKNLGVKYTALASGTILDINRGAQRVLQSVVIQVEGNDSVSFAKYDATALDTLDSQLVRDNLIESGLWTALRTRPFSKVPAVDSSAAGIFVTAIDTQPLAADPVVVIREHKEDFANGLKILARLTEGKVYLCKAPGADIPAANAQVEEFAGVHPAGLVGTHIHFLLPASAKRTVWHIGYQDVIAIGQLFTTGELNTERVVAIAGPKAAKPRLVRTVLGASMAELTAGETLAGNVRLISGSVLNGRTAVGPQGYLGRYHVQVSLLEEGTEKEFLGWVLPGSNKFSITRAFLGHLTPSRLFSMTTSTGGSDRAMVPIGNYERVMPLDILPTMLLRDLVSGDFDGAATLGALELDEEDLALCTFVCPGKYDYGSYLRDCLDTIEREG
- a CDS encoding TonB-dependent receptor; its protein translation is MSSRYFILSFCAVAVSVHYSSHLFANPLDSQTINLYEVNDIYHSSDDVIALSRLKTLTILPADHSGNPANISMRSVSQGVAVLQDRVYFSPAPYSAPQLQLLPNLLQQQSVTVTPLSEMTVGGQGAFGVISYQSLAMLDQAQESKITVEGSTDSDMSAEMNWGVKQKEYGTILAVNYEKNKGEGDFFTGRDTDRTSTDILFKINASSLLGARNPQMTEFTYQFFDVDSYRSLLGVTGADWLKNPMMQYSASAEDQAIGRYHKYQLSHQVNLGNSQFITDFYYHSYAQQLSQVNQFNGLVIDRQSLAEIAAFDRQPWNSGAELAALEQDNDYSAFGAQTQSVNQYGEHQIIYSARYHTDKAEMRFAEQQSMWLPDRSIVKAASSSILAYTDDATALTSSVDSLLKWEGLQFKLGVTYEHVDVNREVHSAYAGLDAVDFSDSDWMPQLGVFYDAGNWRFSTDIRRAWTAASAGNLEQEAQVSLHYQVSMQYALEGFNANLKAYMQEFDNLHVDCNAYSLCADARLFTQENIPDVQTYGIEVSLGYLWNVEHLTFPLSLNYQYINSEYQTNTCTEIQGCVFAGDKMAWLPEQQLQFSAGMKYEAYEVNVNAFYQSERELSQFGAELTPIAGQLRVDLAASYQFDRHHRFYFRVENLLDESLVTTASNSGIRVENGRISYLGYQWRF